Proteins from a genomic interval of Lolium perenne isolate Kyuss_39 chromosome 1, Kyuss_2.0, whole genome shotgun sequence:
- the LOC127346882 gene encoding auxin-responsive protein IAA8: MKCKAKAATKSPPSSSMDSCGVGEPPPAISTASSRYRPPPISTDLHLGLSRQACSSSTHTAHNSSPSTPRSALTTTTATDIPAYKRGGGGHGQQSLFVKVYMEGVPIGRKLDLLLLDGYDGLLALLARMFKASIIHHDIVGGDHQGETQGRHVLTYQDQEDDWLMAGDVPWELFLASVKKLRIACADSCFH, from the exons GCAAGGCCAAAGCGGCTACCAAGTCTCCTCCCTCTTCTTCCATGGATAGTTGTGGGGTCGGCGAACCGCCGCCGGCGATCTCCACGGCGTCGTCCCGTTACCGGCCGCCGCCGATCAGCACTGATCTTCACCTCGGTCTCAGCCGGCAGGCATGTTCCTCCTCCACCCATACAGCTCACAACAGCTCCCCTTCCACTCCAAG GAGCGCGCTAACCACAACAACGGCCACAGATATTCCGGCGTACaagaggggcggcggcggccatgggcaGCAGTCGCTGTTTGTGAAGGTTTACATGGAGGGCGTTCCCATCGGCCGGAAACTGGATCTGCTGCTGCTGGACGGCTACGACGGCCTCCTTGCTCTTCTAGCTCGCATGTTCAAGGCCTCCATCATAC ATCATGATATTGTCGGTGGCGATCATCAAGGGGAGACGCAGGGTCGCCATGTTCTCACGTATCAAGACCAGGAAGATGACTGGTTGATGGCCGGGGACGTACCGTGGGA GCTGTTCCTGGCGAGCGTGAAGAAACTGAGGATCGCATGTGCGGATAGCTGCTTTCATTGA